From the Cryptomeria japonica chromosome 2, Sugi_1.0, whole genome shotgun sequence genome, one window contains:
- the LOC131867398 gene encoding stigma-specific STIG1-like protein 1, with protein sequence MGFLEAALTMLLLLSAMAVLVSVGNSHENRFLLTAANSKALDCSYNPYVCLTKSLKPAGPNCCAKKCVDVMTDVNNCGKCKNKYKYPSVCCNGKCTDIGSDRFNCGKCGAACKKASYCAYSMCSYA encoded by the coding sequence ATGGGTTTTCTCGAGGCAGCTCTGACGATGCTTTTACTGTTGTCTGCAATGGCAGTTCTGGTCTCAGTTGGAAACAGTCATGAGAACCGTTTTCTGTTAACTGCTGCGAATTCGAAAGCACTGGATTGCTCTTACAATCCTTACGTTTGTCTGACTAAGAGCCTTAAGCCTGCGGGTCCCAATTGCTGTGCCAAGAAATGTGTCGACGTAATGACCGACGTAAATAATTGCGGTAAATGCAAGAATAAATACAAATACCCTTCTGTTTGCTGTAACGGGAAATGCACAGACATCGGCAGTGATCGATTCAACTGCGGTAAATGTGGTGCCGCCTGCAAGAAGGCTTCTTACTGCGCATACAGCATGTGTTCTTATGCTTAA
- the LOC131062989 gene encoding stigma-specific STIG1-like protein 3 — protein MGFLKGAVMMILLLSALMAALVSAGNTRESRFLSTATNLKALDCSYNPYVCLNKSLKPAGPYCCAKKCVDVLTDVNNCGKCKNKCKYPSVCCNGKCTDIGSDRYNCGKCGATCKKGSYCAYGMCSYA, from the coding sequence ATGGGATTTCTCAAGGGAGCTGTGATGATGATTTTACTGTTGTCTGCATTAATGGCGGCTCTGGTCTCAGCTGGAAATACTCGTGAAAGTCGTTTTCTGTCAACTGCCACGAATTTGAAAGCACTGGACTGCTCTTACAATCCATACGTTTGTCTCAACAAGAGCCTTAAGCCTGCGGGTCCCTATTGTTGTGCCAAGAAATGTGTCGACGTATTGACTGACGTGAATAATTGCGGTAAATGCAAGAATAAATGCAAATACCCTTCCGTTTGCTGTAACGGGAAATGCACAGACATAGGCAGCGATCGATACAATTGTGGTAAGTGTGGTGCCACCTGCAAGAAAGGCTCTTACTGCGCATACGGCATGTGTTCTTATGCTTAA